The Micropterus dolomieu isolate WLL.071019.BEF.003 ecotype Adirondacks linkage group LG14, ASM2129224v1, whole genome shotgun sequence DNA segment TTCTCATCCTACATAACATGCACTGTCCACATGCTTGTTTACAACATGGTACATATTTTTGCATGGGTCAGTGAGtggtttttaagtttttgtgCTGTGCTTGCCCACGTTGTGAGTTGTACTTCTTCTGGTTTGTTTGGTTGATTTCCACTGCTGAGTTTTAGAAGTCCAGCAACATCAAAAATTTTCTTTGACTTACCAACACAATGTTATAGGCATTTGGGAAGGAGGTCAAAGTAAAATTGTATTTGTCCTTTGTCCCCTCTGAATTTAAAGCTCTTTTTGGCTTTGTGATGAAGTAGAAGCTTTTTGTGGAACAAACATGCATGTGAGGAGGTCTTGAGTTTGGCTTTCTTTCAGGTGTTTCTGTCAATTTTTCACTCTCTGCTTGTCACCAGTTCTTATCAAGCTTGCATGACAAAATAGGCCAAAACCTAAGTcttggaaaaaacattttgtctcattttctttattatataataaaaggaGAATGGAAACTTCTGCAGCCCTTGGCTTAATTGTATCATAGTGTCAAAATTTTCTTTGGGTAATCTGTCATTATGTAATTTTTGGAACAAACAGATAAAAGGCACTTTCAAAAGCGGATTGAAATTAGAGATAGAATCCATATGTGATTTTAGAACATCTGAAGTCCAAAGAgagaagttgtttttgtgttaatcCTGGTGCATTTGTCTTGCCATCTTTCTATTGTCAGTTGTTAGTCTGCGCCATTGTCTTTGGAATTTTACTTTGCTGCTCTatgtgctttatttatttgttcagtatgatgttgttgctgtttttcctgAATCACAACTGTTTCTTTTCATAACTCCATCTTCAATCAATACTTAAATATCGTATCTCAGCACTTCATAAAACTGCTGTTTTTCCCTCCTTGATACCAGGACTGCGTCACTGACCAACTGTTCCTCCTCTGATCTCTTCttctttcacattttttctttcttttccttccctAATATCCCCATACCTTTTACTATTCCGCATTCTTTGGATTATTTTTTCATTCCTTCTTTACCATTATTTCTTCAAATTCATCTGAAGAAACAGCCGTTGAGCGAAGCACAACAGCAAGAACACTGCCTGCTGGTTACCCTCACAAACCTGTCTTTCCAACCAGACCTTACGCACCATGGTCGACTGCTCCTATTACCGTCCCTGGCCAAACAAGGCCCGTCGGAGTGGGGGGTGCCCTCGCCTCTACCGATTCACCGGCAGGCTCACCAGCTGCTTCTCCATTGAAAACTACCTGGCCCCTCTCCTCCCCATCACATGCATGCACTGCAACTACCAAAGCCACCCTGGGAGCTCCACCACCAGTACCTACTGTGTCATCCCCAGTTAAATCCGTTAGCGACATAGTGTCCTCATCCCCCATCAGGTCTTACAGGACTATGCCTTCACCCATTAAAACCGTTGTCCAGCTGGGTCAATACCCTATCCAGGGGTCTGCCAGCTTTGTGCCCTCTGGAAGCCCATGTAAACCTGCTACAGATCCAGCATCTATCAAAAGCCTCGCTTCAGCATACACATCAAGGACTTCGCCACTTCACTCAATACCCAATGGTTCTGTACCAGAGTGGTCATCAGCTTCTATTACTACACCTTACAACATGTACAGTTCTAATCTGCCTTTTAAAACTGCCATTGGGTCCACGGTTGCGACGGAGGCCGGTGCACCTAACCTTTCTCCTGTTAAAAGCATCTCCAACCTGTCCTCTTTGAAAACTCCTGTAGATTCAACACTCTCATCCAGAGGAGGGAGGTCAACcctctcgtctctctcctcaaCTGGGCAGACAACCATTGCGTCCTCAGAACTGTCCATGATGAACGGATCGGTCTCGCCTGTTAAAtatccatcctcctcctccacaccaTCCTCACCTTCTTCTCGCCATCTTTCAGAGAGAAGTAACAGCCTTCAGGAGAGGATCCATGCCACGACCCAGGCAGCAACCTCCAGTGTCAGTGCTGCCATAAATGAAGCTATAGACTCATGTTCTGTGTCAGGCTATGGCACTCTTAAATCACTGTCCTCCATGCGTAGGTCTGCAGCAGCAAGCTCTGCTTACGGTTCTCTGAGATCTGTACCTGCCTCCTCCAGCCCTGCTATTTCATCTAATTCGGTGACTGTACCTGTATATTCATTAATCAATGTCATCCCAGAGGCCCCTGTCAAACCAGGGCCAGGGTCTCTCAAAATGGCACTGCCTGATTCTCCTCGTGCCTCATCCctgtcttcttcctctttgtcttcTTGTGTTACTGCATCAAAAATAAAGTCCCAACTAAAATCTCCTCCATTTATCACACCGCCCATTATCCACCCAACTGCAACTTCCAACCAGGAGATACTAAAAGATGTAGCAGACATGAAAGAGGACCTGATCAGAATGACAGCTAtcttacagacagacacacagacagcagctaAAACTGTCCAAACATCACATACGGGCACTCCTAAAGAGACAAAGTTAGAGGAAGAAGAGCCATTTACTCTAGTGGAGAAAGTGAAAGAAGATTTAGTGAAAGTCAGTGAGATATTACAGAAAGATGTCATGAGTGAAGGTAAGGCCATTGCTGTTAAAGAGAGAGCCTCAGAGGATGATTGGGAGGAATTTTCCAAAGATGAGATTGAGGAGGCACAAAGAAGTGTCCTTTCAGATTCTTGCCCTTATTATGATGAAAACACACTCCTGCTCAAGCACCAGTCCATGTCAAGCAAAGACTTAGAGTTAGCTAAAGTAGTCgattttttaacaaatgacaTTGGTGCTAGCTCCCTTTCCAAAATGGCAGAGCTGAAATATAGGTACGAGGAGGAGGCAAAAAGGGAAggagaagagaaacagaaacgTGTTCTCAAACCATCTATGTCGATACAAGAGCACAAACTCAAAATGCCTCCACCAGTCTCAGGTATGCTCAGGTCTCCCTCAGAGAAGGACCTAAGCAAACTTGCTGAATCATATCAGGGGGCGGACACCATTTTGGAATCACCCGAGGACCTGTCTCATGAGCAGGATAAGAGTCCCCTGTCAGACAGCGGGTTTGAGACCAGGAGTGAAAAGACGCCTTCTGCTCCTCAGAGTGCAGAGAGTACAGGACCAAAGCCTTTATTCACAGATTCACCCATCCCTCCCTGTGTGACTGATACCCGGACCGAAGAGGTCCACTTTAGGAGCTATGATGATTCTTGTGAGCCTGTATTCATGGAGGAGGCTACAGTTGCTCCTCCTTCTATGGAGCCAGATGCAGCTTCAACAAGCTCTACCAAAACCTTACAGATGAAAATGCCAGAAGAGGACTCCATGATGAACAAAAGTATGTGTCTTAAAGAGGAAACTcatattactactactactagaaTGGTCTATCGTAAGCCCCAATTGACTGATGGCACAGAGATGATCGAGGAAGCTATGTCAGTTAGCGATATCATGAAAGCTTTCCAGTCAGGTAGGGATCCATCTAAAGAATTGGCAGGCCTTTTTGAACATAAAGCTAGCCAGGATTCTGTCAAAGGTGATGAGCTGACTCCTAGATTTCTTGACAGAGACATCAAATCCAAACCCAAAGTTGAAAGGATAATCGAGGTTCATATTGAAAAGGGCCACAGCACAGCAGAGCCGACTGAGGTTATTATCAGGGAAACAAAGAAACACCCTGAGCTTTATGTCTACAAAGGAGACCATGGAATTAAGGAACTTACTGATTATGATGAGGCCCAGCAGGAAGAAGAGGAGCTTACTGCCGAAGAATCCCTGCCCTCCTTCTTAGAAACATCTCGCGTTAACACCCCAGTGTCTCAGGAGGAGGACAGTCGTCCAAGTTCTGCCCAGCTGATAGCAGATGATTCGTATAAAGCCCTGAAACTATTGAGCCAGCACTCAATAGAATACTGTGATGATGAGCTATCAGAAATTAGAGGTGAGTCATATAGGTTTGCTGAGAAAATGCTCCTCTCAGAGAAACTTGACGCGTCATCATCTCACTCTGACACGGAGGATTCAGCAATGGTGACTGACAAAAACCGCCACATAGTTTCTGAGGAGAGTGGTAGCCGTGGCACTGAGAGCATGAGTCAGCAGCATGGAAGCCCCAAAAGAGAGTTTGTTTCTAAGTCATCAAAAGATGGGTCCCCAAAATCTGGTAAATTCTTGCACAGGGATGAACCATCTCAGTTTGATAAGGTGACAGTGCTCCATTACTCCACAGAACAGGGCAGTCCCAAACATGCTGTTTGGATGCGATTTACAGAGGATAAACATGACAGGAGCAGGGATAAGCTCCTTTATGAGGATAGGGTGGACCAAACTGTAAAGGAAGCTGAAGAAAAACTGAGTGAGGTTTCACAGTTCTTCCgtgacaaaacagaaaagctcAATGATGAGCTGCAGTCCCCTGAGAAAAAGCCTGTGAGACGTGACCCAAAGGAACCCAGGTCCTGGCCTAGCTCAGCCTGCAGTAGCCCTGAGAAAACACAGCCAAAACCTAAAGCAGGAGAAGAGGCCTTAGGTAAAAGCAAACTCAGGGAGCCTTCTGTTGGTAAAATATTTGGAAGCACCACTGCAACTGAAAAGAAAAGCTCTAGCTTACCAAGCAGTCCCCAGAAAACCACGCTCCCTCATATCAGTGAGgataaaattaaacaacaaactaAAACCAGTGAGTCTGAACCCTCTTCACCCGCTCATGTAAAATCAACATCCAAAGTCAGTGCTGTGAGGATGAAGTTTGAATCTGAGGCTCAGAAGCAGAGTCAGACTAGTCCAACCAAAATTCCTCCTCCAGTGCAGCCAAAACCTTCAATAAAGAAATTACAGGAGAGCAAACTTCCTGTTTATCAGTTTTTTGCAGGAGCGAAAGCATCAAAAGTATCTGAAACATCAGAAGGAAGCTTGAAAAAAGATGTTGAGAAGGACATATGTGCTGCCACTGACAACAGTAAACCTGCTTTGATATCAGCAACATCTAAAGCCCCAAAACATACAGCAGACAAGTTGCCAAACAAAAATATCTCCGATGCATCGCAGCAAAGACAAATTAGTGAAACTGAGTCTCACAAAGCAACTTCTAAAGGAAACGTTATCCATTCCAGTGTTACTCAAGAAATTAAAGAAAGCAATAAAGATCAGAAAGTTCAGACACAGGTTGTTCATGACACTACTAGATTACTAGAAAAAGATAGTGATGCTAAAAAGTACCAACAAGTCACAAAAAGCGAGTCTGCTTCCAAAGAAGTAATAGCTGAAGTGTcaagaaaagacacagaagaaCCACTAAACAAAAACCTTAGaaaaaagacagaatcccaaattCCTGTAAGATTGGCTTCTAATTTAGATAATGAGCTCACAAAGAAACAGACAATAACTAAACCCTCACAGATACCTACATTATTTAAGAGCAAAATACAGACGAGTCCCGAGacaaccccagcagaaacagatgaaAATCTGACTTTTGAAATTCTAGATAATGCACCCAAAGATTCCAACTCCAATAACCTTCCCAGTCCTATGGAAACACTGGAGAAAGTCATAACCACTCCAGCTGCTATAACAACCAAAGAGAATTTCAAGGGCATTAAAACATTACCCGTTTATGTCAGTGTCCAGGTGGgaaggcagggagagagagaggccaaaGGTGCCCTGTACACAGTCAAACAGAAATCAAACTCAGCCCTCAGCCCCATAAGCCCTGATGATGACACACTAGAGCAGGTATCTTTCATAGATAGCTCAGGGAAAAGCCCCATTACACCAGAGACCCCCAGCTCTGAGGAGGTCAGCTATGACCTTACAACCAGGACACCTGATGGCTTTATGGGATTCATGTCAGAGAAACCCAGTCCCATTATGGAGGTGTCTGAGGAATCAGAGGGAGATGACCAAGGCAAagttgttttctcttttaaagaGGCCCTACcagaaagtaaaagtagttTTCACGCCACTCAAGCAGACCTTGCTAATGCTAATAAGGAAGAAACAAAACTGAATGATAACCAGCAGGAATTAAGTAATAATTTCAACCAGCAAGAAACAACAGGCAATAGCAGGCATGATGAAATGACAGGGCAAGAGCAGCAAGAAGTCTCAAAAGACAAAGGTATTGCATATATTGAgttccctccccctcctcctctggaCTCGGTTTCAGAAATTTCAGACCCAGAAAGGAAAGGTTCCTGTGCCTCTTCAGAGACTGAGACAGAAATGATGGAGGTGAACTTACAGGAAGAACATGACAAGCATCTGCTGACCGAGCCAATTATACGTATCCAACCCCCTACCCCGGTGCTCCCTGGGGGAGATGACAGTCAATCgaatgatgaagaggaggatgaatCAATCTTCCAACCAATACCTTGTAAGAAATTAACATTacttgaggaggaggaggaggagaagaagaagatggaaaAAGCATCTAAATccaaaaaacatgacaaaaatggAAACAATAAAGAACCTCAAGGTGGGACCAATGGATCTAATGGTTCTAAAGGTTCTAATGGCAAAGGAGATGACTGTGAATATGAACAAAATGGAAATGACCAGTCAATAACAGACTGTTCAATAGCCACAACGGCTGAATTTTCTCATGACACAGATGCGACAGAGATAGACTCACTAGATGGATATGAACTTCAGGATGAGGATGATGGCCTGTGCGAGCAGGCAGATTTACGGCTGTTTGGTCTTCCAGACAGCCGAAGAGACGTCTGGGCAACAGACACTTTTAGGTCCACTGACCGATCTTTTCCCCCAACCAAACTGGAAGTTATTGAAGAGGAGAAAACCCCAGAGGAATATCAAAAGGACACTTTCAATAAAGATCCCCCCTCAAATGGCGAAACAACAGATGGGGTTAAAAGTCAAGAACAAAAACACTCCGATAAAGAGGGATTTTCAGACACTTACTTTAGTTATAAATTAGAAGAGGAATTTAACTCTCCTTTTAAGACTGTTGCCACTAAAGGGCTGGACTTTGACCCCTGGCCCAGTAAAGGTGGAGAAGAAGAAGTCGTTGATATGGGAGAGACACGGGGAAGCAATGGTGAGCCTAAGCCTTTTGGACTGGCAGTGGATGACCAGTCTCAGGCCACTACACCAGACACTACCCCAGCCCGAACACCAACGGATGATAGCACACCGACGAGCGAGCCAAACCCATTCCCCTTCCATGAAGGGAAGATGTTTGAGATGACACGCAGTGGTGCGATTGACATGAGCAAGAGGGACATGGTGGAGGAGAGGCTCCAGTTTTTTCAGATTGGTGAGCATTACTACTCAGCGGGCAGGTACAGGGTCAGGGACCCACAAGTAGATGCCACCTCACAATACAGGGATCAGTTTAATACTCAGGATCCCAAAGACACCTTAATAGTCCCTCAAGTCTCCATTCAGACTACTACTGTCCAGCTAGAAATATCAAATGCAACTGGCAGTTACAGCACATGCAGAAACTCAACTTACAACACCGAGCCTAAATTCTCCACTTTTAGAGCAGGATTCAAGTTGTCATCTGGTAAAACCTCAGATGCTTCAAATGGCAGTTCTGAATGTAGAATACCAGGCATCTTTGATTGTTCAAATGACGTAACCTCAGGAACAACTGTAGATAGTTCTTTTTCTGTAACCTCAAACCATAcagatcatttttattttaatacatcaGGCACGTGTGATAACTATATGAATATAAGACCATCAGGCATTACAGATTATCATTCAAATCATAGAATTCCTTCAGGTACATCCAAACAGAGTGACCCTTTGAGTTGGACCTCAGAAAATAAGAAGTGTTATTACCAAAGCACAAATTCTTCATGCGCACCTTCACAACAGATTAGCAATCCCCAAGCATGGAGCAGCAATACCAGCAATATCCCT contains these protein-coding regions:
- the LOC123982788 gene encoding ankyrin-3-like yields the protein MAVEEAADYLAETDVNACYLRSARAGNLEKALDYLKNGVDINICNQNGLNALHLASKEGHVEVVAELIKHGANVDAATKKGNTALHIASLAGQTEVVKELVTHNANVNAQSQNGFTPLYMAAQENHMDVVQFLLDNGSSQSIATEDGFTPLAVALQQGHDQVVSLLLENDTKGKVRLPALHIAARKDDTKAAALLLQTDHNADVESKMMVNRTTESGFTPLHIAAHYGNINVATLLLNRGAAVDFKARNDITPLHVASKRGNSNMVRLLLERGAKIDARTKDGLTPLHCGARSGHEQVVEMLLDRGAPILSKTKNGLSPLHMATQGDHLNCVQLLLHHEVPVDDVTNDYLTALHVAAHCGHYKVAKVIVDKKANPNAKALNGFTPLHIACKKNRVKVMELLLKHGASIQAVTESGLTPIHVAAFMGHENIVHQLIHHGASPNTSNVRGETALHMAARAGQSNVVRYLIQNGAQVDARAKDDQTPLHISSRLGKQDIVHQLLANGACPDATTSSGYTPLHLAAREGHRDVASSLLDQGASLGIITKKGFTPLHVAAKYGKIEVANLLLQKNAPSDAAGKSGLTPLHVAAHYDNQKVALLLLNQGASPHAAAKNGYTPLHIAAKKNQMEITTTLLEYGASTNTVTRQGITPLHLAAQEGNVDIVTLLLARDAPINMGNKSGLTPLHLAAQEDKVNVAEVLVNQGATVDPETKLGYTPLHVACHYGNVKMVNFLLKNQAKVNAKTKNGYTPLHQAAQQGHTHIINLLLHHGASPNELTANGNSALSIARRLGYISVVDTLKVVTEETLTTQTVIEKHKMNVPETMNEVLDMSDDDVCKANVPEMITEDYISDVEEGDDAMTGDTDKYLAPQDLRELGDDSLPQEGYMGFSVGARSQSLRSFSSDRSNTLNRSSFTRDSMMIEEMLAPNKEMMLRKERSFIVEQHNKHLSVAKDFDNDSLRRYSWTADALDNVNLVSSPIHSGFSSPLPQYDSRFLVSFMVDARGGSMRGSRHNGMRIIIPPRKCTAPTRITCRLVKRHKLASPPPMVEGEGLASRLVEVGPAGAQFLGPVIVEIPHFGSMRGQERELILLRSENGESWKEHLYDYKTDDLNQLLSGMDEELDSPEELERKRICRIITKDFPQYFAVVSRIRQETNQMGPEGGTLCSRSVPLVQASFPEGALTKKIKVGLQAQPVPDETVKKILGNRATFSPIVTVEPRRRKFHKPITMTIPVPPLSGEGLTNGYKGDCTPCLRLLCSITGGTSPAQWEDITGTTPLTFVNDCVSFTTNVSARFWLADCHQIPETVGLATQLYRELICVPYMAKFVVFAKMNDPVESRLRCFCMTDDKVDKTLEQQENFEEVARSKDIEVLEGRPIYVDCYGNLAPLTKAGQQLILNFYAFKENRLPFCVKVRDPSQDPCGRLTFLKECKTIKGLPQTAVCNLNITLPAVKKEMESDAEDETEKPERRHTFASLALRKRYSYLAEPALKTAVERSTTARTLPAGYPHKPVFPTRPYAPWSTAPITVPGQTRPVGVGGALASTDSPAGSPAASPLKTTWPLSSPSHACTATTKATLGAPPPVPTVSSPVKSVSDIVSSSPIRSYRTMPSPIKTVVQLGQYPIQGSASFVPSGSPCKPATDPASIKSLASAYTSRTSPLHSIPNGSVPEWSSASITTPYNMYSSNLPFKTAIGSTVATEAGAPNLSPVKSISNLSSLKTPVDSTLSSRGGRSTLSSLSSTGQTTIASSELSMMNGSVSPVKYPSSSSTPSSPSSRHLSERSNSLQERIHATTQAATSSVSAAINEAIDSCSVSGYGTLKSLSSMRRSAAASSAYGSLRSVPASSSPAISSNSVTVPVYSLINVIPEAPVKPGPGSLKMALPDSPRASSLSSSSLSSCVTASKIKSQLKSPPFITPPIIHPTATSNQEILKDVADMKEDLIRMTAILQTDTQTAAKTVQTSHTGTPKETKLEEEEPFTLVEKVKEDLVKVSEILQKDVMSEGKAIAVKERASEDDWEEFSKDEIEEAQRSVLSDSCPYYDENTLLLKHQSMSSKDLELAKVVDFLTNDIGASSLSKMAELKYRYEEEAKREGEEKQKRVLKPSMSIQEHKLKMPPPVSGMLRSPSEKDLSKLAESYQGADTILESPEDLSHEQDKSPLSDSGFETRSEKTPSAPQSAESTGPKPLFTDSPIPPCVTDTRTEEVHFRSYDDSCEPVFMEEATVAPPSMEPDAASTSSTKTLQMKMPEEDSMMNKSMCLKEETHITTTTRMVYRKPQLTDGTEMIEEAMSVSDIMKAFQSGRDPSKELAGLFEHKASQDSVKGDELTPRFLDRDIKSKPKVERIIEVHIEKGHSTAEPTEVIIRETKKHPELYVYKGDHGIKELTDYDEAQQEEEELTAEESLPSFLETSRVNTPVSQEEDSRPSSAQLIADDSYKALKLLSQHSIEYCDDELSEIRGESYRFAEKMLLSEKLDASSSHSDTEDSAMVTDKNRHIVSEESGSRGTESMSQQHGSPKREFVSKSSKDGSPKSGKFLHRDEPSQFDKVTVLHYSTEQGSPKHAVWMRFTEDKHDRSRDKLLYEDRVDQTVKEAEEKLSEVSQFFRDKTEKLNDELQSPEKKPVRRDPKEPRSWPSSACSSPEKTQPKPKAGEEALGKSKLREPSVGKIFGSTTATEKKSSSLPSSPQKTTLPHISEDKIKQQTKTSESEPSSPAHVKSTSKVSAVRMKFESEAQKQSQTSPTKIPPPVQPKPSIKKLQESKLPVYQFFAGAKASKVSETSEGSLKKDVEKDICAATDNSKPALISATSKAPKHTADKLPNKNISDASQQRQISETESHKATSKGNVIHSSVTQEIKESNKDQKVQTQVVHDTTRLLEKDSDAKKYQQVTKSESASKEVIAEVSRKDTEEPLNKNLRKKTESQIPVRLASNLDNELTKKQTITKPSQIPTLFKSKIQTSPETTPAETDENLTFEILDNAPKDSNSNNLPSPMETLEKVITTPAAITTKENFKGIKTLPVYVSVQVGRQGEREAKGALYTVKQKSNSALSPISPDDDTLEQVSFIDSSGKSPITPETPSSEEVSYDLTTRTPDGFMGFMSEKPSPIMEVSEESEGDDQGKVVFSFKEALPESKSSFHATQADLANANKEETKLNDNQQELSNNFNQQETTGNSRHDEMTGQEQQEVSKDKGIAYIEFPPPPPLDSVSEISDPERKGSCASSETETEMMEVNLQEEHDKHLLTEPIIRIQPPTPVLPGGDDSQSNDEEEDESIFQPIPCKKLTLLEEEEEEKKKMEKASKSKKHDKNGNNKEPQGGTNGSNGSKGSNGKGDDCEYEQNGNDQSITDCSIATTAEFSHDTDATEIDSLDGYELQDEDDGLCEQADLRLFGLPDSRRDVWATDTFRSTDRSFPPTKLEVIEEEKTPEEYQKDTFNKDPPSNGETTDGVKSQEQKHSDKEGFSDTYFSYKLEEEFNSPFKTVATKGLDFDPWPSKGGEEEVVDMGETRGSNGEPKPFGLAVDDQSQATTPDTTPARTPTDDSTPTSEPNPFPFHEGKMFEMTRSGAIDMSKRDMVEERLQFFQIGPQSPCERTDLRMAIVADHLGLSWTELARELEFSVDEINFIRVENPNSLTAQSFTLLKKWVHRDGKNATTDALTAVLTKINRLDIVTLLEGPIFDYGNISGTRCFADDNAVFPDQSDGYDNIDLELQTPSTLNFVPPTPLRSDDFFSEGDASADFPSKTMLSRPSDLSLTQTTSTSSSDPLTVAPGPSSNAPQPPIVGAEDTTLTTGEREMSVEEKTGLVSYERPDNDRRGGNQKEDAALDTGHGNGRQEEEEEEEMSLERLQSLLEDIKLEGGLEDEEMTEERVNAILEQVRQAEKEMCSVPGWRSETSDAIVESAAPGRSPGTEEGSPDSLADSLEQPPAQTNRQNGGHSDTARERKDSEAKRKGSQEDSSTAGPSRRREEGGERSQHKVQGSVRADESSSDDETTVTTRVYRRRVILKGEEAKNIPGESVTEEQYTDEDGNLVTRKVIRKVVRRVVNTEERKESEGKTVSEEGSALGVVTGGADAASLAGAAAASATGGKGKKRGKRSRQGHKAQEAQRGKTEPENGASKKQGKKSQS